The window AAGCAGCATTTAGACATCACCGAGAGATCGCTGGACAGTTGAACACTTAGGAGTAGAAGTTACAATTTAAATCTCAGACCAATATGTTAAGGAGTAGACAGTGACGAGGCTGAACAGAACAGGAGACTTTTGAAATTTAAATCTCGGTTGACCGTTGAAAAAGATTTTCTGTCCCCCACACTATAGAATCGTTGTGGATCGTGGTGAAaccaaaaacaaactaacGAAGTAATCCTCAAACCTAGGAACGAACGTAAACtgaaactactactactactactactactactactactgagagaactggtgtatttgaacaatcaaacggcatctgctaacacactactactactactacttgaataaactactgagaagatatggtgtatttgaaacaatagcagactacgtatacacaaacggcaacctacagcgaatggcaataaactattactactactaaacaattactgtcatatacaatagtacaacttttactactactatgtcatgtacagtaaagtcactaagctgaggaggccAGGTGCTCCTCAACTACtgaataaactactactactactactactaatagtaaaaaaatctctactactttttttcaaaatactactactgtatgtaaaagcttcctctatagcaacaagtttctaggttgtaacaactttgagataaacagtcttctataatctactttctgctgcttccagcagaatgttgaagtcccttgaggttctgtgaagcttggacctgcatcctcgcaaacacatcacgcaggcccgaaggagtgcaaatgacagtcgacatctcagccagttgatagttgtgctgtactcggtgtggtgcttttccgataaaagtgaggctagtcttttcaaaaaaatagacgtcagtttactgcatcctccagtgcatgctaaaatgattggtgtgaacgatgaaagctccacgttattaattcgttcctcgtatcgccttttcttctcttgttcctgccgtttatataatgacgggatctgcactgatttgtaggatgaggcattagggttgaagaccctgacgtcaaagaaagttcgttggaagtgcccaccccaaaatccactgacagcaatatcaagtctggcattttcgtcagtagtagtagtagtagtagtagtagtagtttacaacactataagtgacagatatacgcacgcagcaaaacaaacaattaaaagtcagttactactttacgtcattacactgtatgcttaactattatcacaagctatagtcaccacctactcatctaggtgggcctcactttcaatgagtccCAGCAGGTCCACTTTGATAGGTCTATACGTAGAGGATCTTGTTCCACGGATACACAGTATACTCGAGCGAAGTAGGGCAAAACTCAATCTACAGcgaattaattgcataattctactgtactgctctCCTGACTTGGCTGCATGCAGACTTGCCACTCGCTTATAGAAGGTTGTCGCCTCTGGGCCTGTGCCTCCGTATGACGTAAACACTAATGGAGTGAAAGACCCATGCTCAACTTCCCGAATTCTCTCACCGTAAGCgcgtttcttctcattctcgtGACTCACATAGGCGGATTTGAGTGAAGAGTGTTTGCGGTTGGAAGCAGCGTTTGGGTAGAAAACCctcacatcaaaaaatgccCGTTCTCCATGCCTCCACACTCCTCTAGCAGAAATGTCGACCCTAGCGTTATCATCTGTGATGGCAGTGCGATGCGCAAACTGTTCTCCATCCAAGGGACGAAGTACAGGTTCGATTGTAACATCTGTAGAAACCTCCCTTAGAAGATCAGCTGTGATGTTCCGGATCTCGTTGTGCCTTAGCGTGGGAAAGCCGCCTTTCTGGCATATCATGACATGGTCGACGTTAAAACTGAGGCCGCATTCACATTTCGAGGGCAAATCTGATAAAGGCCAGCCATATCTTAAGCACAGAGCATCACGAAAATCGTTCTTTGCAAGATGGAAACCATGCTCTTCAATAGGCTGCACGGTAAGCCAGCTCGATACTCCCTTTTCGGATAGGACTTCCAAGCTCCCTTTTATTTGCGGtgatgcatttgtttgcaACTTCTCCAAGGTCTCATTGTGGAAAGCTTGTGTCTTGGCCTTGATCTcagattttcttctttttgtttCCAATGGAGACACTGTGATGGCGTTCTCTTGTTCGACAATAAGAGCAGCCAAAGGCGCAGTGATGTGCTCGGAAGCTGCAAATAGTGATTAAGCAGTCTTCGACGGATCAGAAATGTTCAACCCACCGAGATTGCAAGGTAATGACAAGAGGTCTCTCATGTCTGCACCGCACACTGGTTGACCAGTCAGTCTAGGCAAAAATCGTTGGTGGATGACTTCTTCTAACGGCTTGAGCATTTCAGATATAGATGGAACAGTTCTCAAGAGATAGGACCAGCGATGGGCCAAACCTTGAGTAAAAGCTGAGTATGCGACATGAGGATGAGTTACAGCAATGGTTGATAGTTTTTCCACTTGACGAACCCACTCATTGACTTTACTGTCAACGTATTCACGAACAAACGAAGGGTGCCCTAAAGCAGCACCTAGATGTCGTTTACCTGATGTTGTGATTTGTACTGCCGTATCAGCAAATGCAGAGCGGGCATCTTCCAATTTGTTCTGCTTTACTATCAACCAAGTTTTAACAGCGTTTGCGTGATATCCGAACTTGGGGCCGACTTTGACAATGTCATTCCACCACTGCCTCACACCTCTAATGCACCCTGCACCTGTTGCGTCATCAGCATACCAGACTTGCTTGGTTTCACATTGAAGTTGAGTGATGAGCGGCAGGATGCCAATCGCGTACATGGACATCGCCAGCGGATCACCCTGTGTTGTTCCTTCAGCTGATCTGATTATCTCGCCTCccacaacaaacatcaaaaccTCGTCCCTGTATGTATTTATGAGAACCGTTGCAATAGCCGGACACAAGATTCTAGCCGGACACAagacactactactactactactactactactactactactgagagaactggtgtatttgaacaatcaaacggcatctgctaacacactactactactactacttgaataaactactaataataataataaaatctctactacttttttcaaaatactactactgtatgtaaaagcttcctctatagcaacaagtttctaggttgtaacaactttgagataaacagtcttctataatctactttctgctgcttccagcagaatgttgaagtcccttgaggttctgtgaagcttggacctgcatcctcgcaaacacatcacgcaggcccgaaggagtgcaaatgacagtcgacatctcaggcagttgatagttgtgctgtactcggtgtggtgcttttccgataaaagtgaggctagtcttttcaagaaaatagacgtcagtttactgcatcctccagtgcatgctaaaatgattggcgtgaacgatgaaagctccacgttattaattcgttcctcgtatcgccttttcttctcttgttcctgccgtttatataatgacgggatctgcactgatttgtaggatgaggcattagggttgaagaccctgacgtcaaagaaagttcgttggaagtgcccaccccaaaatccactgacagcaatatcaagtctggcattttcgtcaaaggtagtacagcgttt of the Corticium candelabrum chromosome 2, ooCorCand1.1, whole genome shotgun sequence genome contains:
- the LOC134176362 gene encoding uncharacterized protein LOC134176362 codes for the protein MFVVGGEIIRSAEGTTQGDPLAMSMYAIGILPLITQLQCETKQVWYADDATGAGCIRGVRQWWNDIVKVGPKFGYHANAVKTWLIVKQNKLEDARSAFADTAVQITTSGKRHLGAALGHPSFVREYVDSKVNEWVRQVEKLSTIAVTHPHVAYSAFTQGLAHRWSYLLRTVPSISEMLKPLEEVIHQRFLPRLTGQPVCGADMRDLLSLPCNLASEHITAPLAALIVEQENAITVSPLETKRRKSEIKAKTQAFHNETLEKLQTNASPQIKGSLEVLSEKGVSSWLTVQPIEEHGFHLAKNDFRDALCLRYGWPLSDLPSKCECGLSFNVDHVMICQKGGFPTLRHNEIRNITADLLREVSTDVTIEPVLRPLDGEQFAHRTAITDDNARVDISARGVWRHGERAFFDVRVFYPNAASNRKHSSLKSAYVSHENEKKRAYGERIREVEHGSFTPLVFTSYGGTGPEATTFYKRVASLHAAKSGEQYSRIMQLIRCRLSFALLRSSILCIRGTRSSTYRPIKVDLLGLIESEAHLDE